The following coding sequences lie in one Pseudoxanthomonas sp. SE1 genomic window:
- a CDS encoding lipoprotein, with translation MNRNARLFFAAALMAVLSACGAKGPLFMPEKPVEEAPVTPVDAASPATDGVPAEPPIDPATVPATDGNG, from the coding sequence ATGAACCGGAACGCCCGTCTTTTCTTCGCTGCCGCCCTGATGGCGGTCTTGTCCGCCTGCGGTGCCAAGGGCCCGCTGTTCATGCCGGAGAAGCCGGTCGAGGAGGCGCCCGTGACGCCCGTCGACGCGGCGTCGCCCGCAACCGACGGCGTGCCCGCCGAACCGCCGATCGATCCCGCCACGGTGCCTGCCACCGACGGGAATGGCTGA
- a CDS encoding DUF484 family protein, whose amino-acid sequence MSETAEKLGAHEVAAWLRRHPTFLKQFPDLALSMVVPRDEGPTASLASYQLEVLRDKNRELSKRLGDLFANAQENERLAVRTHQLALTLMKQGTAADTLRAMAASLAEDFNGDRVSIVMLQPVAGLEEGDWLQVVPADNPHMAPFRDCLRDGEPICGRLQPEKHVLLYGARAEEVASSALLPLPGIGLVAVGSRDGNRFYPGMGTLFLRMMGDTLVTALKRFDG is encoded by the coding sequence ATGAGCGAGACAGCGGAAAAACTGGGTGCACACGAGGTCGCGGCGTGGCTGCGTCGCCACCCGACCTTCCTGAAGCAGTTCCCGGACCTGGCGCTGAGCATGGTGGTGCCGCGCGACGAAGGCCCCACGGCGTCGCTGGCCAGCTACCAGCTGGAAGTGCTGCGCGACAAGAACCGCGAGTTGTCCAAGCGCCTCGGCGACCTGTTCGCCAATGCGCAGGAAAACGAACGCCTGGCCGTGCGCACCCACCAGCTCGCCTTGACGCTGATGAAGCAGGGCACCGCCGCCGACACCTTACGTGCGATGGCCGCCTCGCTGGCCGAGGACTTCAATGGCGACCGCGTCAGCATCGTGATGCTGCAGCCGGTGGCCGGACTGGAGGAAGGCGACTGGTTGCAGGTGGTGCCGGCGGACAATCCGCACATGGCGCCCTTCCGCGACTGCCTGCGCGATGGCGAGCCGATCTGCGGCCGCCTGCAGCCCGAGAAGCACGTGCTGCTGTATGGCGCGCGCGCCGAGGAAGTCGCTTCCTCGGCGCTGCTGCCGCTGCCCGGCATCGGCCTGGTGGCCGTGGGCAGCCGTGACGGCAATCGCTTCTATCCCGGCATGGGCACGCTGTTCCTGCGCATGATGGGCGACACGCTGGTGACGGCGTTGAAGCGGTTCGATGGTTGA
- the xerC gene encoding tyrosine recombinase XerC, producing MSVTDFLAHLEVERRVSVHTLDAYRRDLAALTEWAQAQHMTDLAEVQAEQLRGFVASEHRRGLSPKSLQRRLSACRSFYQWLLKHGRIAASPAAALRAPKAPRKLPQVLDADEAVRLVEVPTDAPLGRRDRALLELFYSSGLRLSELCALRWRDLDMAGGMVTVLGKGNKERKVPVGSHARNALVEWRQERPSGNEGFVFPGRGDGPISQRAVQIRIKQLAQRQGLFKHVHPHMLRHSFASHILESSGDLRGVQELLGHADIATTQIYTHLDFQHLAKVYDAAHPRAKRKR from the coding sequence ATGTCCGTCACCGATTTCCTCGCCCATCTCGAAGTCGAACGCCGCGTCTCCGTGCATACGCTGGATGCGTATCGTCGCGATCTCGCTGCGCTGACGGAGTGGGCGCAGGCCCAGCACATGACAGACCTGGCGGAGGTACAGGCCGAACAGCTGCGCGGCTTCGTCGCCAGCGAACACCGGCGTGGCCTGTCGCCGAAGAGCCTGCAGCGTCGCCTGTCGGCGTGTCGCAGTTTTTACCAGTGGCTGCTCAAGCATGGCCGCATCGCGGCCAGCCCTGCGGCGGCGCTGCGCGCGCCCAAGGCGCCACGCAAGTTGCCACAGGTGCTGGATGCGGATGAGGCCGTCAGGTTGGTGGAAGTGCCCACCGATGCACCGCTGGGCAGGCGTGATCGCGCGCTGCTGGAGCTGTTCTATTCCTCGGGCCTGCGGCTGAGCGAACTGTGTGCACTGCGCTGGCGGGACCTGGACATGGCGGGCGGCATGGTGACGGTGCTCGGCAAGGGCAACAAGGAGCGCAAGGTCCCGGTGGGCTCGCATGCGCGCAACGCGCTGGTCGAATGGCGGCAGGAACGGCCGTCAGGCAACGAAGGCTTCGTGTTTCCGGGCCGTGGCGACGGTCCGATCTCGCAGCGCGCGGTGCAGATCCGCATCAAGCAACTCGCGCAGCGGCAAGGCCTGTTCAAGCACGTGCACCCGCACATGCTGCGGCACAGTTTCGCCAGCCACATCCTCGAATCCTCCGGCGACCTGCGTGGCGTGCAGGAACTGCTGGGCCACGCGGACATCGCGACCACCCAGATCTACACACATCTGGACTTCCAGCACCTGGCCAAGGTGTACGACGCGGCGCATCCGCGGGCGAAGCGCAAACGCTGA
- a CDS encoding nucleoside deaminase has protein sequence MSPTPDYHALLETAIAEARQGLAEGGIPIGAALYHNDGRLLGCGHNRRVQEGDPSVHGETDAFRKAGRQRRYRDTIMVTTLAPCWYCSGLVRQFNIGTVVVGESVTFQGGIDWLRESGVNVIDLQSQECITMLGDYIRANPEVWNEDIGED, from the coding sequence ATGAGCCCCACGCCCGACTACCACGCCCTCCTCGAAACCGCCATCGCCGAAGCGCGCCAGGGCCTGGCCGAAGGTGGCATTCCGATCGGGGCCGCGCTGTACCACAACGACGGACGACTGCTGGGCTGCGGCCACAACCGCCGCGTGCAGGAAGGCGATCCGTCGGTGCATGGCGAAACCGATGCCTTCCGCAAGGCCGGCCGCCAGCGGCGCTACCGCGACACCATCATGGTCACCACACTCGCCCCGTGCTGGTACTGCAGCGGGCTGGTGCGCCAGTTCAACATCGGCACCGTGGTGGTGGGCGAATCGGTGACGTTCCAGGGCGGCATCGACTGGCTGCGCGAGTCCGGCGTCAACGTCATCGACCTGCAGAGCCAGGAGTGCATCACGATGCTCGGCGACTACATCCGCGCCAATCCCGAGGTGTGGAACGAGGATATCGGCGAGGATTGA
- a CDS encoding zinc ribbon domain-containing protein YjdM, with protein sequence MTTLPPCPQCASAYTYEDGAHLVCPECGHEWSADAVVAGDEARVIKDANGNLLQDGDTVTVIKDLKVKGSSLVVKVGTKVKNIRLIDGDHDIDCRIDGIGAMKLKSEFVRKA encoded by the coding sequence ATGACCACGCTGCCTCCCTGTCCGCAATGCGCCTCCGCCTATACGTACGAGGACGGCGCGCACTTGGTGTGTCCGGAGTGCGGCCACGAATGGTCTGCCGATGCCGTCGTCGCTGGCGATGAAGCGCGTGTCATCAAGGACGCCAACGGCAACCTGCTGCAGGACGGCGATACCGTCACCGTCATCAAGGACCTGAAGGTCAAGGGGTCTTCGCTGGTGGTGAAGGTCGGCACCAAGGTCAAGAACATCCGCCTGATCGACGGCGACCACGACATCGATTGCAGGATCGACGGCATCGGCGCGATGAAGCTCAAATCGGAGTTCGTGCGCAAGGCGTGA
- a CDS encoding YbaN family protein: protein MGILGVFVPGLPTTVFILVAAYAASRGSERLHRYLVTHPRFGPMIHDWHLHRAVSRRAKWVATWTMLASALILVALMLWTGSHRWWMVVLPIACMTTVGAWLWSRPEPPRKG, encoded by the coding sequence ATGGGCATCCTGGGCGTGTTCGTCCCGGGGCTGCCGACCACGGTCTTCATCCTGGTCGCGGCGTACGCGGCGTCGCGCGGCTCGGAGCGCCTGCATCGCTACCTGGTCACGCATCCGCGCTTCGGTCCGATGATCCACGACTGGCATCTGCATCGTGCCGTCTCCCGGCGCGCCAAATGGGTCGCCACATGGACGATGCTGGCCAGCGCGCTGATCCTGGTGGCGTTGATGCTGTGGACCGGATCGCACCGCTGGTGGATGGTCGTCTTGCCGATCGCCTGCATGACCACGGTCGGCGCGTGGCTGTGGAGCCGTCCGGAGCCACCGCGCAAAGGCTGA
- the hslV gene encoding ATP-dependent protease subunit HslV, with product MDPSQNPNVFHATTILSVRRNGHVAVAGDGQVTLGHTVMKGNARKVRRLGRDGQVLAGFAGAAADAFTLFELFEAKLEKHGQLTRAAVELAKDWRTERRLGKLEALLAVADKETSLIISGTGDVIEPEDGIIAIGSGGSYALSAARALLAHTELDAKSIAVESLNIAGDICIYTNRNVVVEEL from the coding sequence ATGGACCCCAGCCAGAATCCCAACGTCTTCCACGCCACCACCATCCTGTCCGTGCGCCGAAACGGCCATGTCGCCGTCGCCGGCGATGGCCAGGTGACGCTGGGTCATACGGTGATGAAGGGCAATGCACGCAAGGTGCGCCGGCTTGGCCGCGATGGCCAGGTGTTGGCCGGCTTCGCCGGCGCTGCGGCCGATGCCTTCACGCTGTTCGAACTGTTCGAAGCGAAGCTGGAAAAGCACGGCCAGCTGACGCGCGCCGCCGTCGAGCTGGCGAAGGACTGGCGCACCGAGCGCCGCCTCGGCAAGCTCGAGGCGTTGCTCGCCGTAGCAGACAAGGAAACCTCGTTGATCATCAGCGGCACGGGCGACGTGATCGAGCCGGAGGACGGCATCATCGCCATCGGGTCCGGCGGCTCCTACGCACTGTCCGCGGCGCGCGCGCTGCTGGCGCATACCGAGCTGGATGCGAAGTCCATCGCCGTCGAGTCGCTGAACATCGCCGGCGACATCTGCATCTACACCAACCGCAACGTGGTGGTCGAAGAGCTCTGA
- a CDS encoding prolyl oligopeptidase family serine peptidase, translating to MPRLTHACLVAGLAIAGALSAPAQAKEADVTNDPYAWLEDVEGQKQLDWVKGVNARAEAEIASTPAFKQLESDIRAILDSDAKIPGVQKIGEYYYNFWKDKQHERGVWRRTTLAEYRKAQPQWETVLDLDALNKAEGKNWVWHGADCRKPDYTRCLIALSRGGADADETREFDLVNKKFLADGFYRPEAKGALGWKDADTVYVYTDFGAGSMTSSGYPRIVKEWKRGTPLASAAVVYEGTAEDMYIAAYHDDTPGFQRDFVSRTIAFYNDELYLRRADGTLARIDAQNSANKGVHKAWLTLELREPWAVGGKTYAAGSLLAAKFDDFMAGKRDFDVLFTPTDKTSLAGFTWTKNHLVLNVLEDVKNRLSVLTPSASGWETSAFVGAPSFGTIGVNDVDSDDSDAVWMTVTDYLTPTTLSLVEIGKQPEQLKSMPAFFDASGKKIEQHFAASKDGTKVPYFLVRPEGLKYDGSTPTLLYGYGGFEISLTPGYSGGVGKGWLEKGGVYAVANIRGGGEYGPRWHQAALKANRHKAYEDFAAVAQDLIARKITSPKHLGIQGGSNGGLLTGNMLTQYPELFGAVVVQVPLLDMKRYSHLLAGASWMAEYGNPDTSDWEFIQTFSPYHLFDAKKDYPPTLFMTSTRDDRVHPGHARKMAAKMLEAGKDVRYYENIEGGHGGAANNAQAAHMSALAYTFLWQQLAK from the coding sequence ATGCCCAGACTCACCCATGCCTGCCTGGTCGCAGGTCTCGCCATCGCTGGCGCGCTGTCAGCCCCTGCCCAAGCCAAGGAGGCTGACGTGACGAACGATCCGTATGCGTGGCTGGAGGACGTCGAGGGGCAGAAGCAGTTGGACTGGGTGAAGGGCGTGAACGCCAGGGCCGAGGCCGAGATCGCCTCGACCCCGGCGTTCAAGCAGTTGGAGTCGGATATCCGCGCCATCCTCGATTCCGACGCCAAGATCCCGGGCGTGCAGAAGATCGGCGAGTACTACTACAACTTCTGGAAGGACAAGCAGCACGAGCGCGGCGTCTGGCGCCGCACCACGCTGGCCGAGTACCGCAAGGCCCAGCCGCAGTGGGAAACCGTGCTGGACCTGGACGCGTTGAACAAGGCTGAAGGCAAGAACTGGGTCTGGCACGGCGCCGACTGCCGGAAGCCCGACTACACGCGCTGCCTCATCGCGCTGTCGCGCGGCGGCGCAGATGCCGACGAGACCCGCGAGTTCGATCTGGTCAACAAGAAATTCCTGGCCGACGGCTTCTACCGTCCCGAAGCCAAGGGTGCGCTGGGCTGGAAGGACGCCGATACCGTCTACGTCTACACCGACTTCGGCGCCGGCAGCATGACCAGCTCCGGTTACCCGCGCATCGTGAAGGAATGGAAGCGGGGCACCCCGCTCGCATCGGCCGCCGTCGTGTACGAAGGCACCGCCGAGGACATGTACATCGCGGCCTACCATGACGACACGCCGGGCTTCCAGCGCGATTTCGTCAGCCGCACGATCGCGTTCTACAACGATGAACTGTACCTGCGCCGCGCCGACGGCACGCTGGCCAGGATCGACGCCCAGAACTCGGCCAACAAGGGCGTGCACAAGGCATGGCTGACGCTGGAACTGCGCGAGCCATGGGCCGTGGGCGGCAAGACCTACGCGGCCGGCAGCCTGCTGGCGGCGAAGTTCGACGACTTCATGGCCGGCAAGCGCGATTTCGACGTGCTGTTCACCCCGACCGACAAGACCTCGCTGGCGGGGTTCACCTGGACGAAGAACCATCTGGTGCTGAATGTCCTGGAGGACGTGAAGAACCGCCTGAGCGTGCTCACGCCTTCCGCGTCCGGCTGGGAGACCAGCGCCTTCGTCGGCGCACCGTCCTTCGGCACCATCGGCGTCAACGACGTCGACAGCGACGACAGCGACGCGGTGTGGATGACGGTCACGGATTACCTGACCCCGACCACGTTGTCATTGGTGGAGATCGGCAAGCAGCCCGAACAGCTGAAATCCATGCCCGCCTTCTTCGACGCCTCGGGCAAGAAGATCGAGCAGCACTTCGCCGCGTCCAAGGACGGCACCAAGGTGCCGTACTTCCTGGTCCGCCCGGAAGGCCTGAAGTACGACGGCAGCACCCCGACCCTGCTGTACGGCTACGGCGGCTTCGAGATCTCGCTGACCCCCGGCTATTCGGGCGGCGTCGGCAAGGGCTGGCTGGAGAAGGGCGGCGTGTACGCGGTCGCCAACATCCGCGGCGGCGGCGAGTACGGTCCGCGCTGGCACCAGGCCGCGCTGAAGGCCAACCGCCACAAGGCCTATGAGGATTTCGCCGCGGTTGCGCAGGACCTGATCGCCCGCAAGATCACCTCGCCGAAGCACCTGGGCATCCAGGGCGGCAGCAACGGTGGCCTGCTCACCGGCAACATGCTGACCCAGTATCCGGAGCTGTTCGGTGCGGTCGTCGTGCAGGTACCGCTGCTGGACATGAAGCGCTACAGCCACCTGCTGGCAGGCGCTTCGTGGATGGCCGAGTACGGCAATCCGGACACGTCCGACTGGGAGTTCATCCAGACCTTCTCGCCGTACCACCTGTTCGACGCGAAGAAGGACTACCCGCCGACCCTGTTCATGACCTCCACCCGCGACGACCGCGTCCACCCGGGCCATGCCCGCAAGATGGCCGCGAAGATGCTGGAGGCGGGCAAGGACGTGCGCTACTACGAGAACATCGAAGGCGGCCACGGCGGCGCGGCCAACAACGCGCAGGCCGCGCACATGAGCGCGCTGGCGTATACCTTCCTCTGGCAGCAACTGGCCAAGTAA
- the dapF gene encoding diaminopimelate epimerase translates to MAESPHARTTAMRFTKMHGAGNDFVVLDLRDGRLPPDAALAAALADRHRGVGCDQILTIEPPRSTGAVAAYRIWNSDGSPSQQCGNGARCVAAWLVRDGAAKGSTFEVDSPLATHAVERIGDDRYAVAMGVPEFTPARIPLQGFDRPRAEYDADVDEGVKLRFGAVSMGNPHAVIEVPSVDAAPVLHYGPLLQRSRHFPESVNVGFAEVVARDRVRLRVYERGVGETLACGSGACAAAAVLIRRARVDRDVTIALPGGELRIRWPSDDAPVIMSGPAAFVFEGEWKA, encoded by the coding sequence ATGGCTGAGTCCCCGCACGCGCGGACCACGGCGATGCGCTTCACCAAGATGCATGGCGCCGGCAACGATTTCGTCGTGCTGGACCTGCGCGACGGCCGGCTGCCGCCGGATGCCGCCCTGGCCGCGGCGTTGGCGGATCGGCATCGTGGTGTCGGCTGCGACCAGATCCTGACCATCGAACCCCCTCGCAGTACCGGCGCGGTTGCGGCCTACCGCATCTGGAACTCCGACGGCTCGCCCTCGCAGCAATGCGGCAACGGTGCACGTTGCGTGGCGGCCTGGCTGGTGAGGGACGGTGCGGCGAAGGGAAGCACGTTCGAGGTCGACAGTCCCCTGGCGACGCATGCCGTCGAGCGCATCGGCGATGACCGCTACGCCGTCGCCATGGGCGTGCCTGAGTTCACGCCGGCACGCATCCCGTTGCAGGGCTTCGACCGGCCGCGCGCGGAGTACGACGCTGACGTAGACGAGGGCGTGAAGCTGCGGTTCGGCGCGGTGTCGATGGGTAATCCCCACGCCGTCATCGAAGTTCCGTCCGTCGATGCCGCCCCGGTGCTGCATTACGGGCCTTTGCTGCAGCGGTCGCGGCATTTTCCGGAGTCGGTCAACGTCGGCTTCGCCGAAGTCGTCGCGCGCGACCGGGTGCGCCTGCGCGTGTACGAGCGCGGCGTGGGCGAGACCCTGGCCTGTGGCAGCGGCGCCTGCGCGGCAGCGGCCGTGCTGATACGGCGGGCCCGTGTCGACCGCGACGTGACCATTGCGCTGCCCGGCGGGGAACTCCGCATCCGCTGGCCGTCCGACGACGCGCCGGTCATCATGTCCGGGCCGGCGGCATTCGTATTCGAAGGGGAATGGAAAGCATGA
- the hslU gene encoding ATP-dependent protease ATPase subunit HslU: MTENTSSTMTPREIVQELDRHIVGQQAAKRAVAIALRNRWRRMQLDDGLRNEVMPKNILLIGPTGVGKTEIARRLATLANAPFVKVEATRFTEVGYVGKDVEQIVRDLADTAVKMYREQAKARMRTQAEERAEERILDALLPRRDAAGGNGFGFGAATTTVDIGAEPSSKESETRQKLRRQLRSGDLDEREIELELAANVGVDIMTPPGMEEMGQQLRQMFSSLGGAKTHKRTVTIKAARPQLVEEEAAKLVNEDDIRAAAIEACEQHGIVFIDEIDKVAKRGGTMSGGDVSREGVQRDLLPLVEGSNVSTKYGTVKTDHILFIASGAFHLAKPSDLIPELQGRFPIRVELSALSKEDFIRILTEPKAALSKQYVELMKTEGVALRFSDDAIDRVAEIAALVNERQENIGARRLHTVLERLLDTLSYEAPDRDGQSVTIDRAYVDAHLGELVQDPDLSRYIL; this comes from the coding sequence ATGACCGAAAACACGTCTTCCACCATGACCCCGCGCGAGATCGTGCAGGAACTCGACCGCCACATCGTCGGCCAGCAGGCCGCAAAGCGCGCGGTGGCCATCGCGCTGCGCAACCGCTGGCGCCGCATGCAGCTCGACGACGGCCTGCGCAACGAAGTGATGCCGAAGAACATCCTGCTGATCGGCCCGACCGGCGTCGGCAAGACCGAGATCGCACGCCGCCTGGCGACGCTGGCCAACGCGCCGTTCGTGAAGGTCGAGGCCACGCGCTTCACCGAAGTCGGCTACGTGGGCAAGGACGTCGAACAGATCGTCCGCGACCTGGCCGATACCGCCGTCAAGATGTACCGCGAGCAGGCCAAGGCGCGCATGCGCACGCAGGCCGAGGAGCGCGCCGAGGAGCGCATCCTCGACGCATTGCTGCCGCGACGCGACGCGGCGGGCGGCAATGGCTTCGGCTTCGGTGCCGCCACGACCACCGTCGACATCGGCGCCGAACCGTCGTCGAAGGAATCGGAAACCAGGCAGAAACTGCGCCGTCAGCTGCGCAGTGGCGACCTGGACGAGCGCGAGATCGAACTTGAGCTCGCCGCCAACGTCGGCGTCGACATCATGACGCCGCCGGGCATGGAGGAAATGGGCCAGCAGTTGCGGCAGATGTTCTCCAGCCTGGGCGGCGCCAAGACCCACAAGCGCACGGTGACGATCAAGGCCGCGCGCCCGCAACTGGTCGAGGAAGAGGCCGCCAAGCTGGTCAACGAGGACGACATCCGCGCCGCCGCCATCGAAGCCTGCGAACAGCATGGCATCGTCTTCATCGACGAGATCGACAAGGTCGCCAAGCGCGGCGGCACGATGAGCGGTGGCGACGTGAGCCGCGAAGGCGTGCAGCGCGACCTGCTGCCACTGGTGGAAGGCAGCAACGTGTCGACCAAGTACGGCACGGTGAAGACCGACCACATCCTGTTCATCGCCTCCGGTGCATTCCACCTGGCCAAGCCCAGCGACCTGATCCCGGAGTTGCAGGGCCGCTTCCCGATCCGCGTTGAACTGTCGGCGCTCAGCAAGGAGGATTTCATCCGCATCCTCACCGAGCCCAAGGCGGCGCTCAGCAAGCAGTATGTCGAGCTGATGAAGACCGAGGGCGTGGCGTTGCGCTTCAGCGACGATGCCATCGACCGCGTCGCCGAGATCGCCGCACTGGTCAACGAGCGGCAGGAGAACATCGGCGCGCGCCGTCTGCATACCGTTCTGGAGCGGCTGCTGGACACGCTGAGCTACGAGGCTCCGGATCGCGACGGCCAGAGCGTCACCATCGACCGTGCCTATGTCGATGCGCATCTCGGCGAGCTGGTGCAGGATCCGGATCTCAGCCGCTACATCCTGTGA
- a CDS encoding S9 family peptidase, with amino-acid sequence MKPTSLLLAATVLMSTPITSALAASATPPDVAKKPHVVKAPHGAERNDEYYWLRDDKRENKEMLAYLNAENAYTDAVMAPLKPLEDKLYNEVVARIKQDDASVPYRERGWWYYARFVTGKDYPVHARRKDGPGIDAVSIQAANAAGDFAGEQVLLDVNVLGAGKDYYNVGDYEVSQDNTLLAYADDTNGRRQYTIRFKNLDTGEMLPDTVTNAEPNLVWSDDGRTLFYVDKDPETLLSKRVKAHVLGTPASQDALVYEEEDDSFYMGIGRSRDDKFICISVESTVSSEMRCTPAASPGVFTVLAPRERDVEYQADHLGDRWVIRTNADGATNFKIVTAPTDSVSRKDWKDWVAHRDDVFVEGFELFDGFSVVAERANALESLRVIKSDGSSDYVKADEPAYSMGLSANPETGTDWLRYSYTSMTTPATTYELNTKTGERRQLKQQPVPGYDASKYVTERVWAPARDGRTKIPVTLVYRKDIARDGKAPMLQYAYGSYGASMDPNFSITNVSLLDRGVVYALAHIRGGQEMGRRWYDDGKLYNKVNTFTDFIDVTDYLVKEGYAAKDRVAAMGGSAGGLLMGAVSNMAPEKYKVILTLVPFVDVATTMLDPSIPLTTNEYDEWGNPEEKGYYDYILTYSPYDNLQAKAYPAMFVGTGLWDSQVQYWEPAKYVARLRDLNTGTGPVVFRTNMEAGHGGKSGRFRQYRERAEMFAFMLDQLGVASK; translated from the coding sequence ATGAAGCCGACCTCCCTTCTGCTTGCCGCCACCGTCCTGATGAGCACTCCGATCACCTCCGCCCTCGCCGCCAGCGCCACCCCGCCCGATGTGGCGAAGAAGCCGCACGTGGTGAAAGCGCCGCACGGCGCCGAACGCAACGACGAGTACTACTGGCTGCGCGACGACAAGCGCGAGAACAAGGAGATGCTGGCGTACCTCAACGCCGAGAACGCCTACACCGACGCGGTGATGGCGCCATTGAAGCCGCTTGAGGACAAGCTCTACAACGAGGTCGTCGCCCGCATCAAGCAGGATGACGCCAGCGTCCCGTATCGCGAGCGTGGCTGGTGGTATTACGCCCGCTTCGTCACCGGCAAGGACTATCCGGTGCATGCGCGGCGCAAGGATGGTCCGGGCATCGACGCCGTGTCGATCCAGGCCGCCAACGCCGCCGGCGACTTCGCCGGTGAGCAGGTGCTGCTGGACGTCAACGTGCTGGGCGCCGGCAAGGACTACTACAACGTCGGCGACTACGAGGTCAGCCAGGACAACACCCTGCTGGCTTACGCCGACGACACCAACGGCCGTCGCCAGTACACGATCCGTTTCAAGAACCTGGACACCGGCGAGATGCTGCCGGACACGGTGACCAATGCCGAACCCAACCTGGTCTGGTCCGACGATGGCCGCACCCTGTTCTACGTCGACAAGGATCCGGAGACTCTGCTCAGCAAGCGGGTGAAGGCGCACGTGCTGGGCACGCCGGCCAGCCAGGACGCGCTGGTCTACGAAGAGGAAGACGACAGCTTCTACATGGGCATCGGTCGCAGCCGCGACGACAAGTTCATCTGCATCAGCGTCGAGAGCACCGTGTCCTCCGAAATGCGCTGCACGCCGGCCGCCAGCCCCGGCGTGTTCACCGTGCTGGCCCCGCGCGAGCGCGACGTGGAATACCAGGCCGACCACCTGGGCGACCGCTGGGTGATCCGCACCAACGCCGATGGCGCCACCAACTTCAAGATCGTCACCGCGCCGACCGACTCGGTCTCGCGCAAGGACTGGAAGGACTGGGTGGCGCACCGCGACGACGTGTTCGTCGAGGGCTTCGAGCTGTTCGACGGCTTCAGCGTGGTGGCCGAGCGTGCCAATGCGCTGGAAAGCCTGCGCGTGATCAAGTCCGACGGCAGCAGCGATTACGTCAAGGCCGACGAACCGGCGTACTCGATGGGGCTGTCCGCCAACCCGGAGACCGGCACCGACTGGCTGCGCTACAGCTATACGTCGATGACCACGCCGGCCACCACCTACGAGCTCAACACGAAGACGGGCGAACGCCGCCAGCTGAAGCAGCAGCCGGTGCCCGGCTACGACGCGTCGAAGTACGTCACCGAGCGCGTGTGGGCGCCGGCACGTGATGGCAGGACGAAGATCCCGGTGACGCTGGTGTACCGCAAGGACATCGCGCGGGACGGCAAGGCGCCGATGCTCCAGTACGCGTACGGCAGCTATGGCGCGTCGATGGACCCGAACTTCAGCATCACCAATGTCAGCCTGCTGGACCGCGGCGTGGTCTATGCATTGGCCCATATCCGCGGTGGCCAGGAGATGGGCCGCAGGTGGTACGACGACGGCAAGCTGTACAACAAGGTCAACACGTTCACCGACTTCATCGACGTCACCGATTACTTGGTGAAGGAAGGCTATGCGGCGAAGGATCGCGTGGCGGCGATGGGCGGCAGCGCCGGCGGCCTGCTGATGGGCGCGGTGTCGAACATGGCGCCGGAGAAGTACAAGGTCATCCTGACGCTGGTGCCGTTCGTCGACGTGGCGACCACGATGCTGGACCCCAGCATTCCGCTGACCACCAACGAGTACGACGAGTGGGGCAACCCGGAAGAGAAGGGCTACTACGACTACATCCTCACGTACTCGCCTTACGACAACCTGCAGGCGAAGGCCTATCCCGCGATGTTCGTGGGCACCGGCCTGTGGGACTCGCAGGTGCAGTACTGGGAGCCGGCCAAGTACGTCGCCCGCCTGCGCGACCTCAACACCGGTACGGGTCCGGTGGTGTTCCGTACCAACATGGAAGCCGGCCACGGCGGCAAGTCCGGCCGCTTCCGCCAGTACCGCGAGCGCGCCGAGATGTTCGCCTTCATGCTGGACCAGCTGGGCGTCGCCTCGAAATAA